From the Rhizobium sp. SL42 genome, the window CCTTGAGGTCGTCGACGGTATTGATCTCCTTGCGGAACCAGCCGCCCATCTGGGCGCCGGTATTGCCGGCGATCATGCCGTAGAGATTGTGCTTGGCGTAAAACTCATTGAGCAGCTTGTTGCCATTGCCTTCGTAGAACCAAGAATTGGTCAGGCGGGCATTGAGGCCGAACGGAATGGCGGTGCCGATCGCGAATGTCGGATCCTTGCCGACATAGTAGTACGAGCAGGTATGGCACATTTCGACCGTGCCGTTGGTCACCGCATCGGCAGCTTGCAGGCCCGGCACGATTTCACCGGCCGCGAAGGTCTGGATGGTGAAATTGCCATCGGTTGCAGCCGCTACACGCGCCGCGATATCTTCGGCACCGCCATAGATCGTATCAAGCGATTTCGGGAAGGACGACGTCAGGCGCCAGGTGATTTTTTCAGCCCCCTGCGCAATGGCCGGTGCTGCAAGGACGGTTGAAGCAGCAGCGCCTGCACTGGCAACGCCTGCCTTCTTGATAAATGAACGACGATCCACGTAATTCCTCCATTGTGGTTGCTCCACCGGCACAGCGTTTTTTACGCTCCCCTCCCGGCAGCTGTAGCGAAGCTAACCATGTTGTCCAAAGCGTTTCAAGTCGAACGGCTCTAGTCTTTCGAACTATTGCAAAGCTCGAGCGAATGTGCCCGTAAGATGCCGGTTTTATTCGCCTATTCTATGGGCACGCGCCGCAAATCAAACCGCGCCAGCCTGCTTTCGCCGTCATTTTGGGCAATCGTGCCAACTTGACTTCCCCCGGGCAGAAAGCGCATGAATTCGCCGCCCAAGATTGCCGGAGATACGCATGCCGAAGCCGATTGTTGCCATACCCGCCGACATCCGCCAGTTCGATGGCGCGAACTGGCATGCCGCACAGAACCAGTATGTCAGCGCCGCATTGAAGGTCGCAGACGTAATGTCCTTCATCATTCCGGCGTTTGAAGACGGTAATGATACCGATGCCATCCTTGATCGCGTCGATGGCGTGATCGTCTCGGGATCGGCAACCAATGTCCACCCCTCGCTCTACGGCGCCGTGGCAACCGACGCCGATGGCCCCTTCGACCCCGCGCGCGACGCAACCACCCTGCCCCTGATCCGGCGCGCCATCGATCGTGGCATTCCGCTGCTGGCGATCTGTCGCGGCATCCAGGAACTCAACGTCGCCCTCGGCGGCACGCTTGCCTCGGAGATCCAGGAACAACCCGGCATCTGGGACCACCGCAAGCCGCAGCATCAAGACCGGGACGTCATGTACAGCATCCGCCAGGATGTGATCATTGCCGAAGGATCCTGCATCGCCCGCTATCTCGGCGCCGGCCCGGTTCCGGTCAACTCCCTGCACCGTCAGGCGATATCCAGAACCGCGCCCCGCCTGCAGGTCGAAGCACTGGCGGAAGACGGGACGATCGAGGCCGTGTCGGTGATCGATGCCAAGGGCTTTGCCATCGGCGTGCAATGGCATCCGGAATACTGGGCCGAAACCGACAAGCCCTCGCGGGCCCTGTTCGAAGGTTTCGGCGATGCCGTCAGGACCTATGTCGCCACGCGCGGCTGAGAAAAGTCAGGGCAGCATCAGAAGCGCGATATCGGCGCCGGCCGGATCTGCAACCTCATAGGAAAAACTCTTGCTGCGCACCAGCGTCAGCACAAGCGCGCCGTTGCCGTTCGTCAACGTCACCGTACCGTCGTCGTTCTGCGTCCAGTTTTCGACCTGCGCCAGGCCCGGCCAAACATTGTCGCAATCCGGCGGCGCGAAAAATCCCCGGCTGCGACTGGTCAATGTCGCGCCGCGCTCGACCAGACAGACCGTCTGCCGGTCGAAG encodes:
- a CDS encoding gamma-glutamyl-gamma-aminobutyrate hydrolase family protein, producing MPKPIVAIPADIRQFDGANWHAAQNQYVSAALKVADVMSFIIPAFEDGNDTDAILDRVDGVIVSGSATNVHPSLYGAVATDADGPFDPARDATTLPLIRRAIDRGIPLLAICRGIQELNVALGGTLASEIQEQPGIWDHRKPQHQDRDVMYSIRQDVIIAEGSCIARYLGAGPVPVNSLHRQAISRTAPRLQVEALAEDGTIEAVSVIDAKGFAIGVQWHPEYWAETDKPSRALFEGFGDAVRTYVATRG